The Methylomonas koyamae genome has a segment encoding these proteins:
- a CDS encoding ABC transporter ATP-binding protein, translated as MTTTNILETRDLVVDYQQHRAIDRLNLAVPAGCVYALLGGNGAGKTTTISTFLGFNRPTGGQVLIGGRSLQDQPDLVKAELAYLPENVALYDLLSGAENLRFFCALAGIELSRDQAGGLLSDSGLQADAHDKRVGQYSKGMRQKVGLAIASAKHAKAMLLDEPTSGLDPSAANDFAQRIRAAADGGMAVLMATHDLFNAKQVADRIGIMKQGRLVEEFDAHSVQHDELETKYLAHARGLA; from the coding sequence ATGACGACGACAAATATTCTGGAAACCCGCGACTTGGTGGTCGATTACCAACAGCACCGGGCGATAGACCGGCTGAATTTAGCGGTACCCGCCGGCTGCGTTTACGCTTTACTAGGCGGCAACGGCGCCGGCAAAACCACGACGATCAGCACCTTTTTGGGGTTTAACCGCCCGACCGGCGGCCAGGTCCTGATCGGCGGCCGCTCGCTGCAGGACCAGCCGGACTTGGTCAAGGCCGAGCTGGCCTATCTGCCCGAGAACGTGGCGTTGTACGACCTGCTCAGCGGTGCGGAAAACCTGAGGTTTTTCTGTGCGCTGGCCGGTATCGAGTTGAGCCGGGATCAGGCCGGCGGCTTGCTGAGCGACAGCGGCTTGCAGGCCGACGCCCACGACAAGCGGGTCGGCCAATATTCCAAAGGCATGCGGCAAAAAGTCGGTTTGGCGATTGCCAGCGCCAAGCACGCCAAAGCCATGTTGCTGGACGAGCCCACCTCCGGCCTCGACCCGAGCGCGGCCAACGATTTTGCCCAACGTATCCGCGCCGCCGCAGACGGCGGCATGGCGGTATTGATGGCAACCCACGATTTGTTCAACGCCAAGCAAGTCGCAGACCGTATCGGCATCATGAAGCAAGGCCGATTGGTCGAAGAGTTCGACGCGCACAGCGTGCAACACGACGAACTGGAAACCAAATATCTGGCGCACGCCCGGGGGCTGGCATGA
- a CDS encoding histone deacetylase family protein yields the protein MRTLYYSHPDFLAHDTGLAHPESPERLRVIAEALAAPQFAGLTHLQAAVPDDIQDKIALVHGRAMIAKLLAAIPEQGLANLDADTVVSPGSRQAALLAVAAVCDAVDKVCGGGADNAFCAVRPPGHHAMPDYPMGFCLFNNVAIAAEYARTRYGLQRIAIVDFDVHHGNGTQAAFYDQPQVLYISSHQWPHYPGSGHPAEHGVGNIVNLALATGSDGTVLRGKYRETVFPALRKFVPQLVLLSAGFDAHKDDPLASLRLTETDYRWLTVQLCEIAEECCQGRLISVLEGGYNLQALAGSAAAHVAALLGLADEGV from the coding sequence ATGCGCACACTGTATTACAGCCATCCGGATTTTCTGGCCCACGATACCGGCCTGGCACATCCGGAAAGCCCCGAGCGGTTGCGAGTGATCGCCGAAGCGCTCGCGGCGCCGCAATTCGCCGGCCTGACGCATTTACAGGCGGCGGTGCCCGACGATATCCAAGACAAAATCGCGCTGGTTCACGGCCGGGCCATGATCGCCAAGCTGCTGGCCGCGATTCCCGAGCAAGGCCTGGCGAATCTGGATGCCGACACTGTGGTTTCCCCCGGTTCGCGGCAGGCGGCGCTGCTGGCCGTCGCGGCGGTATGCGATGCGGTGGATAAGGTCTGCGGCGGCGGCGCCGACAACGCTTTCTGCGCGGTGCGCCCGCCCGGACACCACGCGATGCCCGACTATCCGATGGGCTTTTGCCTGTTCAATAATGTGGCGATAGCTGCCGAATACGCTCGCACTCGCTACGGCCTGCAGCGAATCGCGATCGTCGATTTCGACGTGCACCACGGCAACGGCACCCAAGCCGCGTTCTACGACCAGCCGCAAGTACTCTATATCTCCAGCCACCAGTGGCCGCATTACCCCGGTAGCGGCCATCCCGCCGAGCACGGCGTCGGCAATATCGTTAATTTGGCGCTGGCGACCGGCAGCGACGGTACGGTTTTGCGCGGCAAGTACCGCGAGACGGTATTCCCGGCACTGCGTAAATTCGTGCCGCAACTGGTGTTATTGTCGGCCGGCTTCGACGCGCACAAGGACGACCCGCTCGCCTCCTTGCGCTTAACGGAGACGGACTACCGCTGGCTGACGGTGCAATTGTGCGAGATTGCCGAGGAGTGTTGCCAGGGGCGTCTGATTTCAGTGTTGGAAGGCGGCTACAATTTGCAGGCGTTGGCGGGTAGCGCCGCCGCCCACGTAGCAGCGCTGCTGGGATTGGCTGACGAGGGCGTGTGA
- a CDS encoding cytochrome P460 family protein, whose product MYQKIFGERLLAAALILVANGVAAETAPAAKPEHGEYRDWRLLGVSLRHEKNSMRAIVGNDVAINAARAGKTKPWPDGSIIAKIKWAERKHPNWEQASVPGEFTAAEAMVKDSKKYAETGGWGFGIWEGKTLKMYDKEQSAPCFACHSPMKHADYVYTLPNLQ is encoded by the coding sequence ATGTACCAAAAGATTTTCGGCGAACGGCTGCTGGCGGCGGCCTTGATATTGGTTGCGAACGGCGTTGCGGCCGAAACCGCGCCGGCGGCGAAACCGGAGCACGGCGAGTACCGCGATTGGCGGCTGTTGGGTGTATCGCTGCGCCACGAAAAAAACAGCATGCGCGCCATCGTCGGCAACGACGTTGCCATCAACGCCGCGCGGGCCGGCAAGACCAAACCGTGGCCGGACGGCAGCATCATCGCCAAGATCAAATGGGCCGAGCGCAAACATCCGAATTGGGAGCAAGCCTCGGTGCCCGGCGAATTCACCGCAGCAGAAGCGATGGTCAAAGACAGCAAGAAATACGCGGAGACCGGCGGCTGGGGTTTCGGCATCTGGGAAGGCAAAACCCTGAAAATGTACGACAAGGAACAATCCGCGCCTTGTTTTGCCTGCCATTCGCCGATGAAGCACGCCGATTACGTTTACACCTTGCCTAACCTGCAATAA